A section of the Cydia amplana chromosome 15, ilCydAmpl1.1, whole genome shotgun sequence genome encodes:
- the LOC134654896 gene encoding zinc finger BED domain-containing protein 4-like yields the protein MPKVINPIWEYFEKKNSQPSKAECKLCRKTVSLGSLQPKLQTIKGLKLHLSKYHLTENEHFLIQIDDLKNQAAEKQNNLKSAGPVLLETDKKTQPTMQQLLANPPKAQWPHDHDITKRIDKAIMDYILVDMQPYNTVSGKGFKRLNFADPAGPKKYKLKSEKFFRTQLMPETFEKVKTKVVNLLCEAEWISFTTDIWSNPTKTCSLLSFTAHFVHNEQRPKVILGASVLENDHTGDYISEKLKEVVEDYNIGSKIHLALRDNAGNMARATRVAEYDSLGCVSHTLQLVIHDAILSVPNIITILKKCRKVVGHFHRSEQARRYLNTFQKTLNLPEHTLFQDVETRWNSTYLMLSRLIEQKNAINLYRVERGSINEINNEEWTTMQDAVSVLECFYEATLDMSSDASCVSLVIPLVAMLSGKLASTSGQSQFVASADTAMSADIENNESDALQNCAAAEMKSKLLCSLNHRFSFIRTSSPLICATLLDPRFKTKYLTENEVNGAKTKIFEVLQLGTPAGLGERQGGASTSVRSVNETSLWAAHDSIESDDDPMTDNSLESSLDNYLREPRLHRNANIYEYWHSSPYQLLRPAAKKFLSAPPTSVASEQLFSRAGQLYDERRHNLTGHNAEKLLFLCYNIELFNFDY from the coding sequence ATGCCTAAAGTAATAAACCCTATTTGGgagtattttgaaaaaaaaaattcacaacCATCTAAGGCAGAATGCAAGCTCTGCAGGAAAACAGTGTCTCTGGGAAGTTTGCAACCTAAGCTTCAAACTATTAAAGGGTTAAAACTACATTtatcgaaatatcatttgacagAAAACGAACattttttaatacaaatagATGACCTGAAAAACCAAGCAGCTGAAaagcaaaataatttaaaatcagcgGGCCCTGTACTTCTTGAAACAGACAAGAAGACTCAACCTACGATGCAGCAATTGCTGGCGAATCCGCCAAAAGCCCAATGGCCCCATGACCATGACATAACAAAACGCATAGATAAGGCTATCATGGATTATATATTAGTTGACATGCAGCCTTATAACACTGTGTCAGGAAAAGGATTTAAGCGCTTAAATTTTGCGGACCCTGCAGgaccaaaaaaatataaattgaaatCTGAAAAATTTTTTCGCACCCAACTAATGCCGGAAACTTTTGAAAAAGTTAAAACTAAAGTAGTCAATTTGCTATGTGAGGCCGAGTGGATAAGTTTTACTACAGACATTTGGTCAAATCCTACTAAAACTTGTTCACTTCTGAGTTTTACGGCCCATTTTGTGCACAATGAACAACGACCAAAAGTAATCTTGGGTGCATCAGTTTTAGAAAATGACCACACGGGCGACTATATCTCCGAGAAACTGAAAGAAGTAGTCGAAGATTATAATATAGGCTCTAAAATCCACCTTGCTCTTCGCGATAATGCTGGGAACATGGCCCGTGCTACAAGGGTTGCGGAGTACGATTCGTTGGGCTGTGTGTCTCATACACTACAACTGGTGATTCATGACGCAATTTTATCGGTGCCAAACATAATAACAATACTAAAAAAGTGTCGTAAAGTAGTCGGACACTTTCATAGAAGTGAGCAGGCACggaggtatttaaatactttccaaaaaactttaaatttacCAGAACACACCCTATTCCAAGACGTGGAAACACGTTGGAACAGCACGTACTTAATGTTGTCACGGTTGATTGAGCAAAAAAATGCGATTAATCTATACCGTGTCGAAAGGGGCTCAATCAATGAAATTAATAACGAAGAATGGACGACGATGCAAGATGCTGTCAGTGTATTGGAATGTTTTTATGAGGCCACATTAGACATGTCGTCAGATGCATCATGTGTCTCCTTGGTGATACCTTTAGTAGCCATGTTAAGTGGAAAACTTGCGTCAACTAGCGGGCAAAGTCAGTTTGTAGCGTCGGCAGATACTGCAATGTCAGCAGATATAGAAAACAATGAAAGTGATGCTCTTCAAAATTGTGCTGCTGCTGAGATGAAAAGCAAGTTGTTGTGCTCACTCAATCATCGCTTTTCATTCATACGAACATCGAGCCCCTTAATTTGTGCAACATTGTTGGATCCCCGattcaaaacaaaatatttgacCGAAAACGAGGTAAACGGAGCCAAGACTAAAATTTTTGaagttttacaattaggtacacCGGCAGGACTTGGAGAGCGTCAGGGTGGAGCGTCAACTTCAGTTAGATCCGTCAATGAGACAAGTTTGTGGGCAGCTCACGACTCCATCGAGTCTGATGACGACCCAATGACGGACAACTCACTTGAATCGTCACTTGACAATTATCTGAGAGAGCCAAGGCTGCATAGGAATGCAAATATCTACGAATACTGGCATTCATCGCCTTACCAACTCCTGCGCCCTGCagcaaaaaaatttttgtcTGCTCCACCAACAAGTGTGGCTAGCGAACAGCTTTTTAGCAGGGCTGGTCAATTGTACGACGAGCGGCGTCACAATTTAACTGGCCACAACGctgaaaagttattgtttttgtgctATAATATAGAACtatttaattttgattattAA
- the LOC134654747 gene encoding uncharacterized protein LOC134654747: MRKGHRLSPRSHIITLNPFLDSQGLLRVGGRLDASDCSYEQKHPMLLRAKHTLTKLIFTHEHIRLLHAGPQLLLCSVRDLIWPVGGRNVARSTAHNCVTCKRIAGQTLKNIMGNLPAQRINADFPFLSTAVDFAGPYLITDRRGRGCKITKCYLCLFICLRYKCVHLEAVSDLSKDAFVLALRRFIARRGKPAELFCDNGRNFVAAAKEINDFFKLYENDISDFAAGQGIKFKFAPAYAPNFNGYAEAGIKSAKFHLKRVLGNTHLTFEELSSLFSQVEAILNSRPLCPLSSSPNDFYLLTPGHFLIFRPLTSLPAPPLQDRNPNRLDRFLRLEQLRQHFWKRWSTEFVSLLQQRYKWRERQRDLQLGELVLIKEEGLPPLLWRMGRVVKLYNGKDGVPRVADINTARGIVKRALNRICPLPVQQRES; this comes from the coding sequence ATGCGGAAAGGTCATAGGTTGAGTCCTAGATCACACATTATAACTCTGAACCCATTTTTGGACTCACAAGGTCTCTTGAGAGTCGGGGGAAGGCTAGATGCTTCAGATTGTAGTTACGAACAGAAGCATCCCATGTTATTACGTGCTAAACACACACTAACCAAACTCATTTTTACACATGAACACATACGTCTCTTACATGCAGGGCCACAGCTATTGCTATGCTCAGTACGGGACTTGATATGGCCAGTCGGGGGCAGAAACGTCGCAAGGAGCACGGCCCACAATTGTGTCACTTGTAAAAGAATCGCTggccaaactttaaaaaatataatgggcAATTTACCAGCGCAGCGCATAAATGCTGATTTTCCATTCTTGTCAACAGCTGTTGACTTTGCAGGTCCTTATTTAATAACAGATCGCCGTGGACGTGGATGTAAAATCACTAAATGTTATCTGTGTCTATTTATATGCTTAAGATATAAATGTGTTCATTTAGAAGCTGTTAGCGACTTGTCTAAAGATGCATTTGTGCTGGCACTCCGCAGATTTATCGCCAGGCGCGGCAAACCTGCGGAGCTGTTTTGTGATAATGGTAGAAACTTTGTAGCTGCAGCCAAAgagataaatgatttttttaagttatatgaAAACGATATATCTGATTTTGCAGCTGGTCAaggtataaaatttaaatttgcacCAGCTTATGCTCCTAACTTTAATGGCTACGCGGAGGCCGGCATTAAAAGCGCCAAATTTCATCTCAAACGAGTTTTGGGCAATACACACCTTACCTTTGAGGAACTTTCGTCTCTTTTTAGCCAAGTGGAGGCAATTTTGAACAGTAGGCCTCTCTGCCCACTCTCCTCCTCCCCTAATGACTTTTACCTCCTTACTCCCGGGCACTTTCTCATTTTTAGGCCGCTCACGTCGCTGCCGGCTCCGCCACTGCAAGACCGGAACCCGAACCGCCTGGACCGCTTCCTGAGGCTAGAACAGCTGCGGCAACACTTCTGGAAACGCTGGTCGACCGAGTTCGTGTCCCTACTGCAACAACGCTACAAGTGGCGCGAGAGGCAACGAGATCTACAGCTCGGAGAGCTCGTACTCATTAAGGAGGAAGGCTTACCGCCTTTGCTATGGCGCATGGGCAGAGTCGTCAAACTATATAACGGAAAGGATGGCGTGCCGCGCGTAGCTGACATCAATACCGCTAGAGGGATAGTCAAGCGAGCACTCAACCGAATATGTCCGCTGCCTGTACAACAGAGAGAGTCTTGA